A window of Halobellus sp. LT62 contains these coding sequences:
- a CDS encoding amino acid-binding protein, with product MSDVQTDVRAYTLRLELVDEPGELLRSLRPIAENGGNLLSIFHERGNVTPRGHIPVEVDVEATPARFEKIIDGLRDAGINVIQAGTERYSEGLTVILSGHVIDTDLSDTLSRIQESANASVTDLSLAAPEGTANVSSARISIAAEKGATDVVLDKIRAVADEKELRLVEPLAN from the coding sequence ATGAGTGACGTACAGACGGACGTTCGTGCGTACACGCTCCGGTTAGAACTCGTCGATGAGCCGGGGGAGCTCCTCCGTTCGCTCCGTCCGATCGCCGAAAACGGCGGGAACCTATTGTCTATCTTTCACGAACGGGGGAACGTCACCCCGCGCGGGCACATCCCCGTCGAGGTCGATGTCGAAGCGACGCCCGCTCGGTTCGAGAAGATCATCGACGGGCTCAGAGACGCCGGAATCAACGTTATTCAGGCGGGGACCGAACGGTACAGCGAAGGCCTGACGGTGATCCTCTCGGGACACGTGATCGACACCGATCTCTCCGATACGCTCTCTCGGATTCAAGAGTCGGCGAACGCGTCGGTGACGGACCTGTCGCTCGCCGCACCGGAGGGGACGGCGAACGTGTCGAGCGCGCGGATTTCGATCGCGGCGGAAAAAGGTGCGACTGACGTGGTACTGGACAAAATCCGAGCCGTCGCGGACGAGAAAGAGCTTCGACTCGTGGAACCGCTCGCGAATTGA